One Vallitalea pronyensis genomic region harbors:
- a CDS encoding ATP synthase subunit c family protein, with the protein MMIKKSSCTTTSHKSPFRGLAALGAGIAMLVGNGVGYGIGVATGFAVEGVARQPEAFDEILEALILGNLFALVPLLAAFIVALWLIALVKKCHCYDYCLKHSDSCLTRGLAALGAAIAVLSGIGVGIGIGQATGMAVEGIARQPEAFDIIIEMLVTGNLFALIAVLASFIVAVKLLIIASIPTIIKNDY; encoded by the coding sequence ATGATGATAAAGAAATCTTCTTGCACAACCACCTCTCATAAATCACCTTTTCGTGGACTGGCTGCTCTTGGAGCTGGTATTGCCATGTTAGTCGGTAATGGTGTTGGCTATGGTATTGGTGTTGCTACAGGATTCGCTGTTGAAGGCGTTGCTCGCCAACCGGAAGCATTTGACGAAATTTTAGAGGCTTTAATATTAGGCAACCTATTTGCTCTTGTACCTCTTTTGGCAGCTTTTATTGTAGCGCTTTGGTTAATCGCACTTGTGAAAAAATGTCATTGCTACGATTATTGCTTAAAACATAGTGACAGTTGTTTAACGCGAGGACTGGCTGCTCTTGGAGCTGCTATTGCTGTACTTAGTGGTATTGGCGTTGGCATTGGAATCGGACAAGCAACGGGGATGGCTGTTGAAGGTATTGCTCGACAACCAGAAGCCTTTGATATCATTATTGAAATGCTTGTAACTGGTAACTTATTTGCCTTAATAGCTGTCTTGGCTTCATTTATTGTCGCAGTAAAACTTCTAATCATTGCATCCATACCCACTATCATTAAAAACGATTATTAA
- a CDS encoding DUF116 domain-containing protein produces MMETITYSLHGNNATSDQYYTHINAFSRIIHEKNSRQNALYINQYSRYFAEKKTEECMPKEIIYFEFLMMGVLWNTYIHKAIELNSLSGHVLKKMVFLREQNRFKGVIDFFRGIFGTAFLLKKRQQKEIEFSMEHFRQLIHWLKASGEFTYEAERIETWEEFMTCLPKRKAEKLLMRASTIGQWFKDESNHVIGKYTSHVNAFIRKNDEKMKWQEHRLFCTRSRVEYHLNMVGAEIMNRAFRENFLKTKEKRVLLPICMRAQSEACKAHKSQEGYRCTGCTEECSVRHITLLGRQHGFKVFIIPHASTAFSKLTGNDGQIGIVGIACVLNLVSGGYKAKALGFEPQCVLLDYCGCKKHWHEHGLTTSINLEGLKRILGVISDHQSNDKV; encoded by the coding sequence ATGATGGAGACAATTACATACTCATTACATGGAAACAACGCTACTTCCGATCAATATTATACGCATATTAATGCATTTAGTCGCATCATCCATGAAAAAAATAGCAGACAGAATGCCCTTTACATTAATCAGTATAGCCGTTATTTTGCTGAGAAAAAGACGGAAGAGTGTATGCCAAAAGAAATCATTTATTTTGAATTCTTAATGATGGGTGTTCTATGGAATACGTATATTCATAAAGCCATTGAACTTAATTCACTATCGGGACATGTTCTTAAAAAGATGGTTTTCTTAAGAGAGCAAAACAGATTTAAAGGTGTGATTGATTTTTTTAGGGGTATATTTGGGACTGCTTTTTTATTAAAAAAACGTCAACAAAAAGAAATTGAGTTTTCAATGGAGCATTTTAGACAATTAATTCATTGGTTAAAAGCATCTGGAGAATTTACTTATGAGGCTGAGAGAATTGAAACATGGGAGGAGTTCATGACCTGTTTACCCAAGAGAAAAGCGGAGAAACTTTTAATGAGGGCTTCAACGATAGGTCAATGGTTTAAAGATGAATCCAATCATGTGATAGGAAAATATACATCTCATGTTAATGCCTTTATTCGAAAAAATGATGAGAAAATGAAGTGGCAGGAGCATCGTCTATTTTGCACAAGAAGTCGAGTAGAATATCATCTGAATATGGTTGGCGCAGAAATTATGAATCGTGCATTTAGAGAGAATTTCTTAAAAACCAAAGAAAAAAGGGTATTGCTCCCTATTTGTATGCGGGCTCAATCAGAAGCGTGTAAAGCACATAAGTCTCAGGAAGGCTATAGATGTACGGGGTGTACAGAGGAGTGTTCGGTTCGCCATATTACATTATTGGGGCGTCAACATGGCTTCAAAGTTTTTATTATCCCCCATGCATCCACAGCTTTTTCCAAGTTGACAGGTAATGATGGGCAGATTGGTATTGTAGGAATCGCATGTGTCCTTAATCTTGTTTCGGGTGGGTATAAAGCGAAGGCACTAGGATTTGAACCTCAATGTGTGCTATTGGATTACTGCGGTTGTAAGAAACATTGGCATGAGCATGGTTTAACAACGTCTATCAATTTAGAAGGTTTAAAAAGAATACTAGGTGTCATCAGTGACCATCAAAGTAACGATAAGGTATAA
- a CDS encoding response regulator has product MYKIVVVDDERIIRRGLCNFIEWNKMGFDVVASFDDGEDAIAYLKENKVDVILTDINMVRVSGLELAKYIYDKKIATKVVMFSGYKEFEYAKQAIQYNVVQYLLKPVNCDEISEVFANLKKELDTEKKIREERQLERQSYQELIPIMRQQFFSDILMGALQDKREIDNRMQLVKLNISPSKSPCCIITVNMINYEAFIKNKWHYEKERLQTALSNFIDIERDHCQYFSIFDNSKSFNIIVVSDGSYTMEVMKEKINHTLTDIKNLIKQILDMELAFEMNGFFDTIYELGTYKKPLWINKHVFYNKDTSISYNDFDYEKIQKYYKNIIAKMNEDSVEEVKNLIERFFEEISLLPIRYIHRIVIDLFALLCNKFAGMGINLWAVNDEAHYHKIVSFQDIEDIKAWTREAIFHMTNIVREEKNKSSQSVINMAIDFINENYHKDISREDVADHVFFNASYFSRYFKQQTGETFSDYITRIRIEKAIQLMEKGKYKTYKISEKVGYKSSKNFSRVFKKFTGYTPIEYSRKCLGKGVGDELF; this is encoded by the coding sequence ATGTATAAAATTGTTGTTGTTGATGATGAAAGAATTATACGAAGAGGACTCTGCAATTTTATAGAATGGAATAAAATGGGATTTGATGTTGTTGCTTCTTTTGATGATGGGGAAGATGCGATTGCGTATTTAAAAGAAAACAAAGTTGATGTCATTTTAACCGATATCAATATGGTAAGAGTATCAGGATTAGAGTTAGCAAAATACATATACGATAAAAAAATTGCTACAAAAGTAGTGATGTTTAGTGGTTACAAGGAATTTGAGTATGCAAAACAGGCCATACAATATAACGTGGTTCAATACTTATTAAAACCTGTGAATTGTGATGAAATCAGTGAAGTTTTTGCAAATCTTAAAAAGGAATTAGACACAGAGAAAAAGATACGTGAAGAAAGACAGTTAGAACGTCAATCTTATCAAGAACTGATACCCATCATGAGACAGCAATTCTTTTCGGATATATTAATGGGGGCGTTACAAGATAAGCGTGAGATTGACAATCGTATGCAATTAGTAAAATTAAACATTTCACCTTCAAAAAGTCCATGTTGTATTATTACAGTCAACATGATTAACTATGAAGCCTTTATCAAAAACAAATGGCATTATGAAAAAGAACGTCTGCAAACAGCCTTATCCAATTTTATTGATATAGAAAGGGATCATTGTCAATATTTCAGTATATTTGATAATAGTAAAAGTTTCAATATTATTGTGGTATCTGATGGCAGCTATACCATGGAAGTCATGAAAGAAAAAATTAACCACACCTTAACAGATATTAAAAATCTCATCAAACAAATTCTGGATATGGAACTAGCTTTTGAAATGAACGGTTTTTTTGATACCATTTATGAATTAGGTACTTATAAAAAACCTTTATGGATTAATAAACATGTCTTTTATAATAAGGATACCTCCATTTCCTATAATGATTTTGATTATGAAAAAATTCAAAAGTACTATAAAAACATCATTGCTAAGATGAATGAGGATAGTGTCGAAGAAGTAAAAAATCTTATTGAGCGGTTTTTTGAAGAAATATCCCTACTGCCTATACGGTATATTCATCGTATTGTTATTGATTTGTTTGCATTATTATGCAATAAATTTGCTGGTATGGGCATTAATTTATGGGCTGTTAATGACGAAGCCCATTATCATAAAATAGTCTCATTCCAAGATATAGAAGATATCAAAGCATGGACACGAGAAGCAATCTTTCATATGACCAACATTGTAAGAGAGGAAAAAAATAAATCCTCACAATCGGTGATAAATATGGCTATAGACTTCATAAATGAAAATTACCATAAAGATATTTCACGTGAGGATGTTGCAGACCATGTTTTTTTTAATGCCTCTTATTTCAGTCGCTATTTTAAACAGCAAACAGGAGAAACTTTTTCTGACTATATCACACGAATAAGAATTGAAAAAGCCATTCAATTAATGGAAAAAGGCAAATATAAAACATATAAAATAAGTGAAAAAGTAGGCTATAAGAGCAGTAAGAACTTCTCAAGAGTTTTTAAAAAATTTACAGGGTACACGCCCATTGAGTATTCTAGAAAATGTCTTGGGAAAGGGGTAGGAGATGAATTATTTTAA